The segment CTAATTTCGTCGACGCTCGTACCATGAATTTGTGGAAAATTAATCTCGgaaaatggattaaaaacttGGGCAAAAATGTTATCCTAGGgataaaattaaacgaaatttgtTACAAGCTGCAAGGCTGTTTTTAAAAGGATCTGTTAGCAAATGAAATatcacttttttctaaatattatacaattttatggtTCAATGTATTCCTATATACCTAATTGAGTATTTAGGAAGAAAAGTAAAAAcgtattgttaaataaaaaagtattgttgttgatttttaaaaagtattgttgtttattaaaaatcctcgcattgaactttaaaaaaataaatgaatgtttacCAACCATccttaaatttgataataaactCGGAGATTACAGTGTTTTAGAAACATTCACCTTATTTATTTCGTAGGTAATCGGTGTTTAAATGTTGCGTGATTTCCTCACTCGGAAAATTTCCCCCTTTTCCTAACTATGGcttcggaaaatcttattttatttccacgTCAACATATTCCAAATCCTTACtgaatgaggtgaaccgggttcgaatctcagggGTGGCTGGTCGtcacgaattccgcatccgggctgcaccgacctcagtgctgacgtgaaatatcctcagtggtagacggatcacgggttagcgTACCCTTGCCAACAGGCTACCCGTAAAAGGGTTCGTGATTTTACTCTCCATGCaatgcaaatgcaggttagttctatcaaaaagtcctccacgacggcaaatttcttccagtacttgatccatgtgttcccttgtcttttggattgggttcgaaatgaCAAGACTGAACgttggtagttgtaaacccaaaaaattgggtcggctgttcaacgacggttataaaaataaaataaaaaaaatacttgttaaaATGTGCTGGTGGGGGAGGGTTAATGCAAGATTTAGAAAAGCTAAAGTAAGGTTAAGGGGTAATGTGCAGAGCGTGAGGAAATCGCATTACTttcaaatgttacaaaaaaattgttatttcagcTTGTGACTGTGATCTGTATGGTTCGGTACGAGATGACTGTGAGCAGATGACTGGGAGATGCGTCTGCAAAAACGGAATTCAAGGAATGAAATGCAACATCTGTCCCATCGGAACAGTCTTGGGACCCGATGGATGTGTAGATGGTANATATTcgaattcgaaattaaaaaaatgctgagttTAATTGTTATGCTTAATTGAATGTCATTCATTTATTAAGCTTGATTGGATTTTACATGCATGATTATTCCACAGCTTCCATCGCAAAAGCAGTGACAGGGTCATGTGATGAGCTTGAATGTTCCCATGGAGCTGTTTGTAAGGAAAAGAACGGTCTTGTACAGTGTAATTGTGATTTCAAATGCACTAGTGATGATAAAGGTACTAAAGCTCCAGAAGATCTTACGGTGTGTGGCTCAGACGGTATTGCCTACGGATCTGAATGCCAACTCCGACTTTTCAGTTGCCGTTACCAAAAGCCCATTGAAGTGATTGGGGAAGGACCTTGTACTAAATGTAAGTGTGATACTTAATAGTGGGATTATCTGCTATAGCAATTTCGGTACTTTTCCGTTAGCCTGCCGCAAATGTCACCAAGTGT is part of the Parasteatoda tepidariorum isolate YZ-2023 unplaced genomic scaffold, CAS_Ptep_4.0 HiC_scaffold_8043, whole genome shotgun sequence genome and harbors:
- the LOC122273759 gene encoding agrin-like; the protein is MTGRCVCKNGIQGMKCNICPIGTVLGPDGCVDASIAKAVTGSCDELECSHGAVCKEKNGLVQCNCDFKCTSDDKGTKAPEDLTVCGSDGIAYGSECQLRLFSCRYQKPIEVIGEGPCTKCKCDT